The Aegilops tauschii subsp. strangulata cultivar AL8/78 unplaced genomic scaffold, Aet v6.0 Super-Scaffold_100181, whole genome shotgun sequence genome window below encodes:
- the LOC109762147 gene encoding protein NARROW LEAF 1, giving the protein MQPSDIWKAHASQQQQSEGPGLDMERSNGCNGHNCCPSPLQPVASAGQHSESSAAYFSWPTSTLMHGSAEGRANYFGNLQKGVLPGHLGRLPKGQQATTLLDLMIIRAFHSKILRRFSLGTAIGFRIRKGTLTDTPAILVFVARKVNKKWLRPTQCLPAALEGPGGVWCDVDVVEFSYYGAPAPTPKEQLYDELVDGLRGSDPSIGSGSQVASLETYGTLGAIVKSRTGNKQVGFLTNRHVAVDLDYPNQKMFHPLPPNLGPGVYLGAVERATSFITDDVWYGIYAGTNPETFVRADGAFIPFADDFDITNVSTSVKGVGLIGDIKAIDLQSPIGSLIGKQVVKVGRSSGHTTGTVMAYALEYNDEKGICFFTDFLVVGENQQTFDLEGDSGSLIILTGQDGEKPQPIGIIWGGTANRGRLKLKSGQGPENWTSGVDLGRLLDLLELDLITTSEGLQEALEEQRITVAAANSTGTESSPVATTPQEAEKVDKIYEPLGINIQQLPRDGSANSMDQPFGPDEFRVDTVDGVNSNVEERQFIPNLMGMSPMRDEQGGNGELENNNLESSAEDICFSLHLGEREPKRLRSDTTTVDIDLQK; this is encoded by the exons ATGCAGCCTTCAGACATTTGGAAGGCGCATGCGtcgcagcagcagcagtcggagGGGCCAGGGCTGGACATGGAGAGGAGCAACGGATGCAACGGCCATAACTGCTGCCCATCCCCTCTCCAGCCCGTCGCCTCAGCTGGTCAGCACTCCGAAAGCAGCGCCGCCTACTTCTCTTGGCCCACGTCTACGCTGATGCACGGTTCCGCTGAGGGCCGCGCCAACTACTTTGGGAACCTGCAGAAGGGCGTGCTGCCGGGACACCTTGGCCGCCTGCCCAAAGGCCAGCAGGCCACCACCCTGCTCGATCTCATGATTATAAGGGCGTTCCACAGCAAGATCCTGCGCCGCTTCAGCCTTGGCACGGCCATAGGCTTTCGGATCAGGAAGGGGACGTTGACCGACACGCCTGCCATCCTCGTGTTTGTTGCTCGCAAGGTTAACAAGAAGTGGCTCAGGCCTACGCAGTGCCTTCCAGCTGCCCTTGAG GGACCTGGGGGTGTGTGGTGTGATGTTGATGTTGTTGAGTTCTCTTATTATGGTGCACCAGCACCGACTCCAAAGGAACAATTGTATGACGAGCTTGTTGATGGGCTGCGGGGAAGTGATCCATCTATAGGCTCTGGTTCACAG GTAGCTAGCCTTGAAACATACGGGACTTTGGGTGCCATTGTGAAGAGTCGAACTGGCAACAAGCAAGTTGGTTTCTTAACGAATAGGCATGTTGCAGTTGACCTGGATTATCCTAATCAGAAGATGTTCCATCCGTTGCCCCCTAATCTTGGGCCTGGAGTTTACCTTGGTGCTGTTGAGAGAGCCACTTCTTTTATCACGGATGATGTTTGGTATGGTATCTATGCGGGAACGAACCCAG AAACATTTGTCCGGGCTGATGGTGCATTTATACCATTTGCGGACGACTTTGACATTACTAATGTCAGCACTTCAGTTAAAGGAGTTGGACTCATCGGTGACATCAAGGCAATCGATCTGCAGTCCCCGATTGGTAGTCTCATCGGGAAGCAAGTTGTGAAAGTTGGAAGAAGCTCAGGCCATACGACAGGGACCGTCATGGCATATGCTCTTGAATACAACGACGAGAAGGGCATATGCTTTTTCACTGACTTCCTTGTCGTCGGGGAGAACCAGCAAACGTTTGATCTTGAAGGGGACAGCGGAAGCCTTATAATCTTAACAGGACAAGATGGTGAGAAGCCACAGCCTATAGGGATTATATGGGGTGGCACGGCCAACCGCGGAAGGTTGAAGCTGAAAAGTGGGCAGGGCCCAGAGAACTGGACGAGTGGTGTTGATCTGGGGCGCCTTCTTGACCTCCTCGAGCTCGATCTGATCACGACAAGCGAAGGGCTGCAAG AGGCTCTGGAGGAGCAGAGGATCACGGTAGCGGCGGCCAATTCTACGGGTACCGAGTCGTCGCCCGTGGCCACCACCCCGCAAGAAGCCGAGAAAGTGGACAAGATCTACGAGCCCCTGGGGATCAACATACAGCAGCTTCCACGGGACGGCTCCGCCAACTCGATGGACCAGCCCTTTGGGCCTGACGAGTTCCGCGTTGACACGGTGGATGGGGTGAACAGCAACGTGGAGGAGCGGCAGTTCATCCCGAACCTGATGGGCATGTCCCCGATGCGCGACGAGCAAGGAGGCAACGGCGAGCTGGAAAACAACAACCTGGAGAGCTCGGCGGAGGACATCTGCTTCTCGCTGCACCTGGGCGAGCGGGAGCCCAAGAGGCTCCGCTCCGACACGACGACGGTGGACATAGACCTGCAGAAATGA